cagtggtctgatactccttccatttcaatattatcgcttgcacagtgctccttgggatgtttaaagcttgggaaatcttttcgtatccaaatccggctttaaatgtcttcacaacagtatctcggacctgcctggtgtgttccttgttcttcatgatgctctctgcgcttttaacggatctctgagactatcacagtgcaggtgcattgatacggagacttgattacacacaggtggattgcatttatcatcattagtcatttaggtcaacattggatcatgcagagatcctcactgaacttctggagagagttttctgcactgaaagtaaaggtgctgaataattttgcacgcccaatttttcagtttttgatttgttaaaaaagtttgaaatatccaataaatgtcgttccacttcatgattgtgtcccacttgttgttgattcttcacaaaaaaatacagttttatatctttatgtttgaagcctgaaatgtggcaaaaggttgcaaagttcaagggggctgaatactttcgcaaggcactgtacatgtctgGTTTGAGGGGGCGGGGGTTATGTGTTCATTTTTATTCATTTGCTTACTCACTGTATTGTTGGGTGATGCTGCTTACAGTACCAGCTGATAATGAATAGTTAATTATGGTGCATGTTGATCTGTGTTCTGTTTGCTAataactattctctctctctcatctcacctctccctcgctctctctctctctctctctctctctctctcccatctcaccccatctccctctccctccaatcttaccccatctctctctctctcctatctcaccccatctctctctctcccatctctctctctctcccatctcaccccacctctatctctctcccatctcaccccatctctctctctctcccgctctctctctcctatctctcacctcaacccacctctctctatctctctcccatctcaccccatctctttctctcactcccatcTCACCCCACTATCTCTCACCCAtctaaccccatctctctctccctctatctctctctcccatctctctctctctctctcccatttcaccccacctctatctctctcccatctcacaccatctctctctctctcccatctaacccatctctctctctcccatctcaccCCACCTCCATCTCTTTCCCATCTCACCCCATCTTTCTCCCAtctcaccccacctctctctctctcccatctcatcccatctctctctctctctcccatctcaccccacctctatctctctcccatctcaccccatctctctctctctccctctctctctctcctatctctcacctcaacccacctctctctatctctctcccatctcaccccatctctctctctcactcccatctCACCCCACTATCTCTCACCCAtctaaccccatctctctctctccctctatctctctctcccatctctctctctctctctcccatttcaccccacctctatctctctcccatctcacaccatctctctctctctcccatctaacccatctctctctcccatctcaccCCACCTCCATCTCTTTCCCATCTCACCCCATCTTTCTCCCAtctcaccccacctctctctctctcccatctcatcccatctctctctctccctcctatctcaccccacctctatctctctcccatctcaccccatctctctctctcccatctcaccccatctctctctctctctctctctctctctaacccatctctctctctctctctccccccccccccatctccccccaGCTGATATCATCTCCACTGTTGAGTTCAACCACACTGGAGAGCTTCTGGCCACTGGGGACAAGGGGGGACGTGTGGTCATCTTCCAGAGGGAACCTgaggtacatgcacacacaccaaccaCAGACCTGGCACTGTGTTTGTTCATTACATAGATGTTCAGGTTTAGGGTCAATTTCACATGATTACTTACAAACCTGTCTTCTTTGGCTCTCATTCATTCAtatgtgtgcatatatatatatatatatatatatatatatatatatatatatatatatatatatatatatatatatattttacacacacacacacagggtaagACAGAGCCATTCTCCCAGGGGGAGTATAATGTCTACAACACCTTCCAGAGTCATGAGCCGGAGTTTGACTACCTGAAGAGTctggagatagaggagaagaTCAACAAGATACGATGGCTGCCACAGCAGAACGCCGcccacttcctcctctccaccaatGGTGAGGGATTGCTGCCTTTACACCAGGGAGTTATTCAAATGTTTTTACATGATATTACCATGTTATTGTTACCCTATCATCAACACTTGTACTGCCTGtatgtcagtgaagacagttTGAGACATTTGATTTGGGAATGATCCTGTCTGTGTAATAAGACTGTTTGAGGTGGAGGATTGGAGAATTGTGCCGTCTGTCTATCAGATAAGACCGTTAAGCTGTGGAAGGTGAGTGAGCGGGACAAGAGGCCTGAAGGCTACAACCTGAAGGATGAGGAGGGCAGGATGAAGAACCTCTCCACTGTCACCTCACTACAGGTACACACCACCTCTTCCTCAgccttctttctcctcctctccttctgtcgcCATCTGTCTATCTATTGTATCTATCCATTTCTCCTTAAATGCATCATGTCACTCTGGactattgtctgtctgtctgtctgtttttctttctgtgtgtctatgtttttctttctttcccttcCCTCTGTATCtatgtcctgtgtgtgttctgtgcacacacacacattcgcacACATGCACGTGTTCCAGATCAGACAGCATAAGTAGGTCAGTGGTGCAGATGTGTTTGCATTTATAAAAGTGGGTCATTGGCACaaggtgtgtgtagcagtattgcttctgtccctctccttgtcccaacctgcgcttgaaccagggaccctctgaacacatcaacaactgcctcccagcacaccacctactgctccacaaaagccactgcTCTTGCATAGCAAGGGAAACGACTACTTCAAGATCTCAGAGCGAgggacgtcaccgattgaaacgctatgtgtgcgcgcgcgtgtgtgtgtgtgtgtgtgtgtgtgtgtgcgcttcgCGACAACATACTGCCAGCTGTTCTGTTATTTGGGTGGGACTGTTGTCTCTGCGTTGGTGAAAACACAGCCATACTCCTCTGTACTGGTTGACATTATTTGTTGCATTCTTCTCATGTCATCATCCCTGTGCCCTAAAGCACTGACGGAAGAAGATTTTGAACAAGGTCACATGACCAATAGATACAGAAAAAATCTATTAGTGAGAAACCTTGCTTTTCTCTGCGATAATATCCCAGTATTGCAGGCATTCCTAATGGGTATATCTCAGTGATTTCTCTGTGCTCTCTGTAAAGATACAATCAATTTGAATCTCCCATTTTGGACAAAATGAAATAAACTAATTTATTTTTGACTTATTCTGTGAATGTTGACTCTATCATTTGATCTCATCATTTTGGGTCTACTCACCACATGACACATCTGTGTTTCAGGCTGTATCCTCTGatagggatcatcaactagatttagcCACGGGAGGAGGCAGAACATACTGTAATTACAAATATTTGtagactgcaagaagcccaaacagatataatatttgactaaaacatgcGTAAAAATACTTGGGAAaatatttccaaaattaaaatcacttggagctgacaTGCTGGtgtttttatagtattttatgtCCAAGAATGGAAAATAaaacgtttttttaaatgtttaatccTTTGATAATTTAGGGGACGAAATGAAACCATCTGCGGGCCAAATTCGGCACGCGGGCCGCCAATTGGGGAAccctggtgtgttgtgtgttctgaCTGTCTGTACATTGTCTAGGTGCCGGTGTTGAAGCCCATGGATCTGATGGTGGAGGTGAGTCCTCGGCGTGTCTTTGCCAACGCCCACACCTACCATGTCAACTCCATCTCCGTCAACTCTGACCATGAGACCTACATGTCAGCTGACGACCTGAGGATCAACCTCTGGCACCTGGGCATCACCAACCGCAGCTTCAGTATCCTTTAGATCAGACAATGGGTCAATACACACACTCTTCTTCTATAAGACACtgttcattcacacacacacacgcgcacacacacgcgcacgagcacacacacacacacacacacacacacacacacacagacacacacagacacacacacacagacacacacacgcagacgcagacacgcacacgcacacacacacagacacatacacacacacacacacacacacacacacacacacacacacacacacacacacacacacacacatacagtgatgTGGGTGAGGGGAATCATtcctgaggagtgtgtgtgtgtttgcaggtcAATTAATTATTACATCTATACATTTTTCTCTCCTTTTGTGGCATGTAACGCAGCtgaatagaacacacacactcctcaccccAGACAGGATTTGCGTGTTACAATTCATCTGAAGTTGAGATTATCCTCCCACTACCCCTAGTACCCCCTAAAGGTATGTGTATAATACTATATGTAATAATGTCAGTGTGTTTTGGTGTATCATTCTGAATATGCTATGTTTGTAATCACCCTCGTACACAATCAAATGTGTGTATGCTGTTATATAGACAGTATGTTGTAGTCCTGAACCCGTGCCCCAGACATCGTGGACATCAAGCCAGTGAACATGGAGGATCTGACAGAGGTGATAACAGCAGCAGAGTTCCACCCTCACCACTGTAACCTGTTGGTCTATAGCAGCAGTAAGGGAACTCTACGGCTCTGTGACATGAGAGAGGCCGCACTGTGTGACAAACACTCCAAACGtgagtactcacacacacacacgcgcacacacgcacacgcacacacacacacacacacacacatgcacgcacgcacgcacgcacacacacactaacacacacaaactctcaccCCGTCTCCTCCCACACAGTGTTTGAGGAGCCGGAAGACCCCAGTAACCGCTCCTTCTTCTCTGAGATCATCTCGTCTGTGTCGGACGTGAAGTTCAGCCACAGTGGGCGCTACCTGCTGACCAGAGACTACCTCACTGCCAAGGTGTGGGACCTCAACATGGAGAACAAGCCCCTGGAGATATACCAGGTGAGGAGTCCAACATCActattaacacagagacacagacagtatGTAATATCActattaacacagagacacagacagtatGTAATATCActattaacacagagacacagacagtatGTAAAATGActattaacacagagacacaggcatTATGTAATATCActattaacacagagacacagacagtatGCAATATTCatattaacacagagacacagacagtatGTAATATCACTATTAACTCAGACAGTATGTAATATCActattaacacagagacacagacagtatGTAATATCACTATTAACACAGACAGTATGTAATATCActattaacacagagacacagacagtatGTAATCTCActattaacacagagacacagacagtatGTAATATCActattaacacagagacacagacagtatGTAATATCActattaacacagagacacagacagtatGTAATATCActattaacacagagacacaggcagTATGTAATGTGGGGATACCTTACTGAGCCACTACACTGGGAGAGTAGGGGGGATACCTTACTGAGCCACTACACTGGGAGAGTAGGGGGGGGATACCTTACTGAGCCACTACACTGGGAGAGTAGGGGGGGATACCTTACTGAGCCACTacactgggagaggaggggggataccTTACTGAGCCACTACACTTTGAGAGTAGGAGGGGATACCTTACTGAGCCACTacactgggagaggagggggggggataCCTTACTGAGCCACTACACTGGGAGAGTAGGGGGGATACCTTACTGAGCCACTACACTGGGAGAGTAGGGGGGGATACCTTACTGAGCCACTACACTGGGAGAGTAGGAGGGGATACCTTACTGAGCCACCACACTGGGAGTGTAGGAGGGGATACCTTACTGAGCCACTACACTGGGAGAGTAGGGGGGATACCTTACTGAGCCACTACACTGGGAGAGTAGGGGGGATACCTTACTGAGCCACTACACTGGGAGAGTAGGAGGGGATACCTTACTGAGCCACTACACTGGGAGAGTAGGGGGGATACCTTACTGAGCCACTACACTGGGAGAGTAGGAGGGGGATACCTTACTGAGCCACTACACTGGGAGAGTAGGGGGGATACCTTACTGAGCCACTACACTGGGAGAGTAGGAGGGGATACCTTACTGAGCCACAACACTGGGAGAGTAGGGGGGATACCTTACTGAGCCACTACACTGGGAGAGTAGGACGGGATACCTTACTGAGCCACTACACTGGGAGAGTAGGAGGGGATACCTTACTGAGCCACTACACTGGGAGAGTAGGAGGGGATACCTTACTGAGCCACTACACTGGGAGAGTAGGAGGGGATACCTTACTGAGCCACTACACTGGGAGTGTAGGAGGGGATACCTTACTGAGCCACTACACTGGGAGAGTAGGAGGGGATACCTTACTGAGGCCTATCTACATCTGCAATGCAGCaaggagactgagagggaggtggggggatgGGAGAATGTAAGAACTGTAAACCTCTTCTGATTTGTCCGTATTAACTGAAGTCTTTCCTTtattgaggagaggagaggacaggagagggtgagggggagaaaATGTTAACACTGAAGTAAAAAAGGAAAGATGTGAAGGTGCGAGTGTTAAGAAGGGTGGGGTGGGTTGTGAGGGAAGAGAACAGCCAATGTTTTCTTCAACACAACACATTTTCATTGGTCAGCGAGAACGGTATGGAAGCAAACATATGATTTACAACCGAACCATCAACTCAGTTTGACCGTAGATTGACCGTTGGATGCAGACATCACCACGCAGACAAAATGCTGATACAAGCAGGTCCAACAAATCAatagggaagtgtgtgtgtgcgtgcgcctgTGCGTGCGCCTGCCTGGCTCTGTCCTAAATGGATTAGATTAGAATGTGGTTCTGTAGTTCTCCTAAAATATATTAggtttatcctctcctctctcagaatGAATATACTGTAATAAGTGTCACAGCTGTCTATGTGAGTACTGTGCTGTGGATTCTGTTTAGAGCTGTCCATGTCTGTGTTGCACACTGTGtcctgactctgtgtgtgtgtgtgttggctgtgAACAGTGTGTTGATtacatctctgtgtgtgatcCTGCAGGTGCATGAATACCTCCGCAGCAAGCTTTGCTCCCTGTACGAGAACGACTGCATCTTCGACAAGTTTGAGTGTGTCTGGAACGGCTCAGACAGGtagatgaagtgtgtgtgtgtgtgtgtgtgtgtgtgtgtgtgtgtgtgtgtgtgtgtgtgtgtgtgtgtgtgtgtgtgtgtgtgtgtgtgtgtgtgtgtgtgagagagagagagagagagagagagagagagagagagagagagagagagagagagagagagagagagagagagagagagagagagtttgtgagtGGCTCTTCTAATCCGTTATTTGTTGCTCTGGGAATGAATGTCTGTGCTCATGGCGTTATTCAGCACAAGGGCAGAATAGGACATTCTCAAGGACCTAGGCACATTGACTTCCTTTGTCTCCTctcaactcttctctctctctccctccatcccccctctcccagTGTGATCATGACTGGGGCCTACAACAACTTCTTCCGGATGTTTGACCGGAACACCAAACGCGACGTGACCCTGGAGGCGTCCAGGGAGAGCAGTAAGCCCCGGGCCGTGCTCAAGCCTCGCCGCGTCTGCCAGGGCGGGAAACGACGCAAGGATGACATCAGCGTAGACAGCCTGGACTTCACCAAGAAGATCCTGCACACGGCCTGGCACCCCACGGAGAACATCATCGCCATCGCTGCCACCAACAACCTGTACATCTTCCAGGACAAACTCAACCAGGAGATgcatggctgagagagagagagagcaggatgctggagacatacacacacacacacacacactgatgcacaCATTCATTCAGACAGTAAGGCAAGCAAGAACATataacatatgcacacacacacacactctctctctctctctctagatgacAGGGAGACGCTGTAAAGACACACTCCACAGTTCTCAGTGGATGGACCGGTCCACCCtaggtaccagacagggggagctGGATAACCCAATAAGAATGATGCTGGATTATGGTTTATGGAATTCTAAATCATGGATGTGTTGACTGTTGACCTCTGGATTGTGGctgatctgatggtgtttgttTTGCTATTGGTCATTTTTGCATTCTGAGGGGTTTGACCTCTTGACAGGAGGAGCTTTCACATGTGTCTGCCTTTTTCTGATCatctgcctcttcctctccttcctcttcctcctcactctGTTTCTGTACATGTctgtgctcagtcctctcctacAGTCTGGACTGATTCTTGACGTTAGTGTAAAAACCCTTTGTGGTTCCtggtggtaactagtggaaatgTTTGCGGAATGTTTGAAGTCTAATTctagtttttttttgttaaatcatgttacatgttacatgaTTTGAATGATCATTAATGATGATGGTAAAAGTGATGACAATGACAGTTAATGGTACACGAGACATTAGTCAGTAGGACATTGGGTTCCACAAGGCTGCCTGTCACCCCTAGGTGACATTTAATCCTGATGTTTCAGTTGACTGTGAAGACTGCTGGGGAACTTGGCTGTGTCGTGCTACTTTGCAATGAAACACAAGGAATGAAGCAAAAATCAAGTCCAGCAATCAAGCAAAAAAATATGCTGCAtgatggattttttttttgtttatataCATTTACTGGCTGCCTTTCTAACCATAAACAGGCTGTATTATTACATCTATACATTTTTCTCTCCTTTTGTGGCATGTAACGCAGCtgaatagaacacacacactcctcaccccAGACAGGATTTGCGTGTTACAATTCATCTGAAGTTGAGATTATCCTCCCACTACCCCTAGTACCCCCTAAAGGTATGTGTATAATACTATATGTAATAATGTCAGTGTGTTTTGGTGTATCATTCTGAATATGCTATGTTTGTAATCACCCTCGTACACAATCAAATGTGTGTATGCTGTTATATAGACAGTATGTTGTAGTCCTGAACCCGTGCCCCAGACATCGTGGACATCAAGCCAGTGAACATGGAGGATCTGACAGAGGTGATAACAGCAGCAGAGTTCCACCCTCACCACTGTAACCTGTTGGTCTATAGCAGCAGTAAGGGAACTCTACGGCTCTGTGACATGAGAGAGGCCGCACTGTGTGACAAACACTCCAAACGtgagtactcacacacacacacgcgcacacacgcacacgcacacacacacacacacacacacatgcacgcacgcacgcacgcacacacacactaacacacacaaactctcaccCCGTCTCCTCCCACACAGTGTTTGAGGAGCCGGAAGACCCCAGTAACCGCTCCTTCTTCTCTGAGATCATCTCGTCTGTGTCGGACGTGAAGTTCAGCCACAGTGGGCGCTACCTGCTGACCAGAGACTACCTCACTGCCAAGGTGTGGGACCTCAACATGGAGAACAAGCCCCTGGAGATATACCAGGTGAGGAGTCCAACATCActattaacacagagacacagacagtatGTAATATCActattaacacagagacacagacagtatGTAATATCActattaacacagagacacagacagtatGTAAAATGActattaacacagagacacaggcatTATGTAATATCActattaacacagagacacagacagtatGCAATATTCatattaacacagagacacagacagtatGTAATATCACTATTAACTCAGACAGTATGTAATATCActattaacacagagacacagacagtatGTAATATCACTATTAACACAGACAGTATGTAATATCActattaacacagagacacagacagtatGTAATCTCActattaacacagagacacagacagtatGTAATATCActattaacacagagacacagacagtatGTAATATCActattaacacagagacacagacagtatGTAATATCActattaacacagagacacaggcagTATGTAATGTGGGGATACCTTACTGAGCCACTACACTGGGAGAGTAGGGGGGATACCTTACTGAGCCACTACACTGGGAGAGTAGGGGGGGGATACCTTACTGAGCCACTACACTGGGAGAGTAGGGGGGGATACCTTACTGAGCCACTacactgggagaggaggggggataccTTACTGAGCCACTACACTTTGAGAGTAGGAGGGGATACCTTACTGAGCCACTacactgggagaggagggggggggataCCTTACTGAGCCACTACACTGGGAGAGTAGGGGGGATACCTTACTGAGCCACTACACTGGGAGAGTAGGGGGGGATACCTTACTGAGCCACTACACTGGGAGAGTAGGAGGGGATACCTTACTGAGCCACCACACTGGGAGTGTAGGAGGGGATACCTTACTGAGCCACTACACTGGGAGAGTAGGGGGGATACCTTACTGAGCCACTACACTGGGAGAGTAGGGGGGATACCTTACTGAGCCACTACACTGGGAGAGTAGGAGGGGATACCTTACTGAGCCACTACACTGGGAGAGTAGGGGGGATACCTTACTGAGCCACTACACTGGGAGAGTAGGAGGGGGATACCTTACTGAGCCACTACACTGGGAGAGTAGGGGGGATACCTTACTGAGCCACTACACTGGGAGAGTAGGAGGGGATACCTTACTGAGCCACAACACTGGGAGAGTAGGGGGGATACCTTACTGAGCCACTACACTGGGAGAGTAGGACGGGATACCTTACTGAGCCACTACACTGGGAGAGTAGGAGGGGATACCTTACTGAGCCACTACACTGGGAGAGTAGGAGGGGATACCTTACTGAGCCACTACACTGGGAGAGTAGGAGGGGATACCTTACTGAGCCACTACACTGGGAGTGTAGGAGGGGATACCTTACTGAGCCACTACACTGGGAGAGTAGGAGGGGATACCTTACTGAGGCCTATCTACATCTGCAATGCAGCaaggagactgagagggaggtggggggatgGGAGAATGTAAGAACTGTAAACCTCTTCTGATTTGTCCGTATTAACTGAAGTCTTTCCTTtattgaggagaggagaggacaggagagggtgagggggagaaaATGTTAACACTGAAGTAAAAAAGGAAAGATGTGAAGGTGCGAGTGTTAAGAAGGGTGGGGTGGGTTGTGAGGGAAGAGAACAGCCAATGTTTTCTTCAACACAACACATTTTCATTGGTCAGCGAGAACGGTATGGAAGCAAACATATGATTTACAACCGAACCATCAACTCAGTTTGACCGTAGATTGACCGTTGGATGCAGACATCACCACGCAGACAAAATGCTGATACAAGCAGGTCCAACAAATCAatagggaagtgtgtgtgtgcgtgcgcctgTGCGTGCGCCTGCCTGGCTCTGTCCTAAATGGATTAGATTAGAATGTGGTTCTGTAGTTCTCCTAAAATATATTAggtttatcctctcctctctcagaatGAATATACTGTAATAAGTGTCACAGCTGTCTATGTGAGTACTGTGCTGTGGATTCTGTTTAGAGCTGTCCATGTCTGTGTTGCACACTGTGtcctgactctgtgtgtgtgtgtgttggctgtgAACAGTGTGTTGATtacatctctgtgtgtgatcCTGCAGGTGCATGAATACCTCCGCAGCAAGCTTTGCTCCCTGTACGAGAACGACTGCATCTTCGACAAGTTTGAGTGTGTCTGGAACGGCTCAGACAGGtagatgaagtgtgtgtgtgtgtgtgtgtgtgtgtgtgtgtgtgtgtgtgtgtgtgtgtgtgtgtgtgtgtgtgtgtgtgtgtgtgtgtgtgtgtgtgtgagagagagagagagagagagagagagagagagagagagagagagagagagagagagagagagagagagagagagtttgtgagtGGCTCTTCTAATCCGTTATTTGTTGCTCTGGGAATGAATGTCTGTGCTCATGGCGTTATTCAGCACAAGGGCAGAATAGGACATTCTCAAGGACCTAGGCACATTGACTTCCTTTGTCTCCTctcaactcttctctctctctccctccatcccccctctcccagTGTGATCATGACTGGGGC
The Oncorhynchus mykiss isolate Arlee chromosome 31, USDA_OmykA_1.1, whole genome shotgun sequence genome window above contains:
- the LOC118946024 gene encoding serine/threonine-protein phosphatase 2A 55 kDa regulatory subunit B gamma isoform-like, whose translation is MEDLTEVITAAEFHPHHCNLLVYSSSKGTLRLCDMREAALCDKHSKLFEEPEDPSNRSFFSEIISSVSDVKFSHSGRYLLTRDYLTAKVWDLNMENKPLEIYQVHEYLRSKLCSLYENDCIFDKFECVWNGSDSVIMTGAYNNFFRMFDRNTKRDVTLEASRESSKPRAVLKPRRVCQGGKRRKDDISVDSLDFTKKILHTAWHPTENIIAIAATNNLYIFQDKLNQEMHG
- the LOC110504850 gene encoding serine/threonine-protein phosphatase 2A 55 kDa regulatory subunit B gamma isoform isoform X2 gives rise to the protein MGEDTDTTRTLNHSFLRDHNYVTEADIISTVEFNHTGELLATGDKGGRVVIFQREPEGKTEPFSQGEYNVYNTFQSHEPEFDYLKSLEIEEKINKIRWLPQQNAAHFLLSTNDKTVKLWKVSERDKRPEGYNLKDEEGRMKNLSTVTSLQVPVLKPMDLMVEVSPRRVFANAHTYHVNSISVNSDHETYMSADDLRINLWHLGITNRSFNIVDIKPVNMEDLTEVITAAEFHPHHCNLLVYSSSKGTLRLCDMREAALCDKHSKLFEEPEDPSNRSFFSEIISSVSDVKFSHSGRYLLTRDYLTAKVWDLNMENKPLEIYQVHEYLRSKLCSLYENDCIFDKFECVWNGSDSVIMTGAYNNFFRMFDRNTKRDVTLEASRESSKPRAVLKPRRVCQGGKRRKDDISVDSLDFTKKILHTAWHPTENIIAIAATNNLYIFQDKLNQEMHG
- the LOC110504850 gene encoding serine/threonine-protein phosphatase 2A 55 kDa regulatory subunit B beta isoform isoform X1, encoding MLNPIQVLCSDITSLSLEPEPFASYTEADIISTVEFNHTGELLATGDKGGRVVIFQREPEGKTEPFSQGEYNVYNTFQSHEPEFDYLKSLEIEEKINKIRWLPQQNAAHFLLSTNDKTVKLWKVSERDKRPEGYNLKDEEGRMKNLSTVTSLQVPVLKPMDLMVEVSPRRVFANAHTYHVNSISVNSDHETYMSADDLRINLWHLGITNRSFNIVDIKPVNMEDLTEVITAAEFHPHHCNLLVYSSSKGTLRLCDMREAALCDKHSKLFEEPEDPSNRSFFSEIISSVSDVKFSHSGRYLLTRDYLTAKVWDLNMENKPLEIYQVHEYLRSKLCSLYENDCIFDKFECVWNGSDSVIMTGAYNNFFRMFDRNTKRDVTLEASRESSKPRAVLKPRRVCQGGKRRKDDISVDSLDFTKKILHTAWHPTENIIAIAATNNLYIFQDKLNQEMHG